The following DNA comes from Holophagaceae bacterium.
CGGCTTTCCATTTCCATCCCTGCCGGCGAGGGCCCTGAGATTCGAGTCCCCCTGGAGATCCACCGACAGCCGCTCCGTGGTTGAAGCCATCTTCGACCAGGCCTGGAAGGCGTAAGCGTTGAGCTTTGCGGTGCCCACCCCCAGGAAGAGGCCATAGCCCTCGGGGGTATTCGAGTTGGTGTCGTTCCCCCGGTAGTGGAACAGACGGTCGATGGAGGCGTCCTGCATCCTGATCCAGCCGGCCGTCAGGATGGAACAGCCCAGGGCGCCGGAACGGAGCAGCCGGGCCTGGTCCAGATTGGCGACGGGATCCGTGAACGTGTTCCACTCGGTCAGGTAGATGGCCGTGCCGGTCAGGCCGCGGCCATCCAGTTCGGTCCTCAGACCGGCGGCCATGGAAGCGGGTTGTTCGGGATCGTTGGTGTAGACGTGGTAGGACAGGAAATCCAGCGGGGCGCCCTCCGCCTGCACCTTGTCCAGGAATTTTTTCAGCCAACCGGTGCTCGAGAAATTCGTAGCGCCCGCGTGGGTGAAACCGGGTCCGCCGATGAGCAGCGTGGGGTGGGCCGCCCGGAGAGCCTTGGCCGTATCGACGTAGAGGGAAAGGAACTCATCGAGGCTGCGGCTCCAGAACATGACGCTGTCCGGCTCGTTCCAGATCTCCACCGCCTTGATGGCGCCGGAGTAGCCGTTCCATTGCGCTTCCTTGTAGTGGCGGATCACCTGGACGCCTGCCTGCACCCAGTTCGCACGTTCGGAGGGGGTCGGTGCCTTGGCGAGCGCGGCGCTGTCGCCGAGGCGGAAGAACGGCTCGAAGCCGCCGGAAATGATGGCCGAGAAATGCTGGTCGCTGATGGTGAAGTCATAGCTGCCCTGCGCATTGGGATCCAGGGCGCGGTTCGGGTACAGGGTGGACATGTCCAGCGGACCTGGCCCCGTTTGACCGGAGGGATAGATCAAGTGGTCATGGGTGCGGACCGCCCTGACCCCGATGGTCTGGTACGCGGTGGCGAGGTTGGCCGTCATCGACGGGCTGGCGGGCAGAGGGCCCGCATTGATGCCCAGCAAGGGTTTGATGGCCTTGCCGGTGCCTGCGCCGATGCGGACCATGGGCCCCGACACCGATGCGCTGACCACCAGCGCGAAGATCTGGGTCCCGGTGCGGTTGGCGCTGTCCCTGGCCTGGACGCTGAAGCTAGAAGCGCCCGCTGTAGCCGGCGTTCCGCTGAGCGTCCCGGCGCTGCTGAGGCTGAGCCCCCCGGGAAGCGATCCCGAGGACACCGTGAAGGTGTAGGGGCTCGTCCCGCCGCTGGCGGTGAGGACCTGGGAATACGCCACGCCCGCCGTCCCGTTGGGCAGGGAGCTGGGGCCGAGGGTGATGGCCGCCGGTGGCGGCGGCGCCGTCTCTCCCGACGGGGAACCGCCCCCGCAAGCCAGCAGGCAGGCCATGGAAAAGGTCGTCAGCGCGCAGCGGCAGGACATTCGCACGGTAGCCTCCTGGGGTGATGGAACCCTGGAATCGAAAACGGGTTGAAGGCGCTATCGACTGCTTGAAAATTTTCAGGGTGTTCGAGTCAATCGCGCACCCCTGGCGGCCCCAGTCCCGGTATGCGCTTCGCTGCCGCCCGCGCCTTCGGAAACCGGGCCTCGTCGAGCGCGTCCACCACCGGCCGCAGGGCGGCCAATGCGGGACTGGGACGCCGGGCCAGGTCCATGAAAGCACTGGCCAGATCATCATCATCGGCCCGGCCCAGGCGCGCGGCGATCGCCGAAGCTCCCACCCCCATGACGCCCATGAACGCGAGCGCCTCGGTCCATCGGCCGCGCATGGATGGGACCGGAACCCAGTTTGCGCGGTCCAGGACCAGCCCAAGCCACCGCTCGGCTAGGCCCGGCGCGATGCGGATCTCATCGATGCCGATCCAGGGCAGCCTCCGGCCATTTTCCGCGTCGAGGATCAGCGCCTCGGTCCCTGCGCCGTCCCGGAGCACCGCCAGGGCTTCGCGCAGCCGCAGCCGATCGGGGGCGTCC
Coding sequences within:
- a CDS encoding putative Ig domain-containing protein encodes the protein MRMSCRCALTTFSMACLLACGGGSPSGETAPPPPAAITLGPSSLPNGTAGVAYSQVLTASGGTSPYTFTVSSGSLPGGLSLSSAGTLSGTPATAGASSFSVQARDSANRTGTQIFALVVSASVSGPMVRIGAGTGKAIKPLLGINAGPLPASPSMTANLATAYQTIGVRAVRTHDHLIYPSGQTGPGPLDMSTLYPNRALDPNAQGSYDFTISDQHFSAIISGGFEPFFRLGDSAALAKAPTPSERANWVQAGVQVIRHYKEAQWNGYSGAIKAVEIWNEPDSVMFWSRSLDEFLSLYVDTAKALRAAHPTLLIGGPGFTHAGATNFSSTGWLKKFLDKVQAEGAPLDFLSYHVYTNDPEQPASMAAGLRTELDGRGLTGTAIYLTEWNTFTDPVANLDQARLLRSGALGCSILTAGWIRMQDASIDRLFHYRGNDTNSNTPEGYGLFLGVGTAKLNAYAFQAWSKMASTTERLSVDLQGDSNLRALAGRDGNGKPVILVVNLGDSSSSWTPTDLSNLALAGPWQLWTLSDASQSPQTTTPAFPIAIPARGVQVLSVP